CTCCTATCTGGCACGTGTGGTCACCATCCTGTCCTTTGTGTTCAGCATCCTCTCCTCCGTGGTCATGTGTGTGAGCACCATTCCTGAGCTGCACACTCACGACTCCGGGGGCCAAGAGGTGGAGAATCCAACCCTACAGTACATCGAGATGGTGTGCATCATCTGGTTCACAGCCGAGTACGTGCTGCGTCTGGCCTCGGCACCCAACAAGGTGCGTTTTGTCTTCTCCTTCATGAACATGGTGGACTTCCTCACCATCATGCCCTTCTATCTGATGTTGGTACTGATCAACCTGGGCACGGCCGTGACGGAGCTGGCCAGCGTGCAGCATGCCGTCCAGGCGCTACGGGTCATGCGAATAGTGAGGATCTTCAAGCTGGCGCGGCACTCAGAGGGTCTTCACACACTGACGTACGCTCTGAAGAGCAGCCTGAAGGAGCTTCTTCTGCTACTCATATACATGGGCATGGGCATCTTCCTGTTCTCGGTGGTGGGCTACGCCCTGGAGCAGAGCCACCCGGACACCCTGTTCACCAGCTTCTCCCAGTCCTTCTGGTGGGCCATCATCACCATGACAATGGTGGGCTACGGCGACGTCTACCCCAAGACCACCCTGGGCAGGTGCAACGCTGCCGTCAGCTTCCTGTGTGGGATCATCGCCATAGCGCTGCCCATGCATCTAATCATAAACAGGTTTGTGATCTTCTACAGCAAGCAGCGCTTGCTTGACGTCGCCGCCAAGCACGAGATCGAACTGCTGGAGTTGCGCTCAAAGGAGGACCAGGTAATAACTAACCAGAGGACCGAGGAGCCCAGTGGCCCTTCTGCCCCGGTGTGGGACGAAGCCAGTCAGATTCCACAGAGCGGTACCTCCATTCCACTCCAGGACGGGGGACCGAGGCCCACCCATTCAGATATGCAACCAGAACTAAGGTAGAATATACCAGACCATTAAATGTCATCATGGAACTATGTTAATATATTATCGTATTTGTGTCTCATCGTTTTGGACCTGTGTTTGGATCAGAGTATTCTAGgcaaattaaaacatttattttaattacaGCTTATAGATACAGCTGTATTTATTTGAATATCCAATAATGATGCCTGTCATATTAAAAGTATTTTAATACATCCTGAAAGAAATTGAATTCAACTGAAGCTGAACTAAACTGCCAGAAGTAGGGAACAATTGTACCCTGAAATGACAAACTCACCTGTTGAACAGAGTAACATATAGCTAAGGCTACTGAGCAGCTCCTGTCCTGAGGGACCAGAGTTCAGTGCATTTATATGTTTTCCCTGCTCAAACCCACCTGCTTCAACTCATCAGTTCTTTACCAACATAAGTGGGTGAGCCGTGGACTCACTAAAACTGTGCTGGACTCAGCTTAATTGTCAAGAACAAGAATTTGCTAAAATTTGCTAAAATCTGAATTCAGCAGGTATTACATATACTAATAATGTAAATGTCTGTCCAACTCACAAGTTTAAATATTGCTGTTCACTGTAATAAACAATTTATTTATCTGTATATCTTGCACATTCCAGCAAAGCTCTTTGACTAAATACGTTTCTGCACAGACGTTTACAAACATCTGagatgtgtgacgtgtgtgtgcagatTGAAGAGGAGAGGTTCAGGTTTGCAGCAGAGCTCTGAGCATCCGTCTCCTGACCGTCTATCAGACTTTGTCAGACAACAGGGGGGACAAGGAGTTGGACATGTGTGCTAGGAGCCTGATGGagagtaactgtgtgtgtgtgtgtgtgtgtgtgtgtgtgtgtgtgagtgtgtgtgtgtgtgtgtgtgtgtgtgtgtgtgtgtgtgtgtgtgtgtgtgtgtgtgtgtgtgtgagtgtgtgtgtgtgtgtgtgagtgtgtgtgtgtgtgtgtgtgtgtgtgtgtgagtgtgtgtgtgtgtgtgtgtgtgtgtgtctgtgtgtctgtgtgtgtgtgtgtgtgtgtgtgtgtgtgtgtgtgtgtgtgagtgtgtgtgtgtgtgtgtgtgtgtgtgtgtgtgtgtgtgtgtgtgtgtgtgtgtgtgtgtgtgtgtgagtgtgtgtgtgtgtgtgtgtgtgtgtgtgtgtgtgtgtgtgtgtgttctaatagTTATTTTCATTTGTCATTCCAAAGCACATTTCATGGACagtctgtctcctcctccttcagctgagAAGAACGAACAGCACACCTCATACTCATACACCCAGCAGTCTGTCTGGATCTCTCTGTCTTAATTACATATCGATCAGTATTGGACTCAGTGTAGATTTCATTTCAAACAAATAAGAAATGAAGAAAACAAATATTGGGGGTTGGTTGGTCCCCCTCCCTCCCAGGACATCCAAAACGCGTCTATGATTGGGTCGCTATTTTGGCACACATAACTGTGATCAGGGCAGTGTCCACAACTCTCCACTTACCACAGACGCCACATTGGATATAAAGTCCATCTTTGTCCTTATCTATAAATACAAGACATTTATCTGAATCCGGAATCATTTCTGAGAAGCAAAACCATAGATTTGAAATGGTTTTTGTCTTTCATGCTTCTGTGGTCAATCCCAGTCCTAGAGAACCCTACACCTgcacaattgtgtgtgtgtgtttcctattTTCCTATACACAAGCCCAGACTAGGTTTTTAGCTTACACAGGTCTGTTAAGACCTTTATGTTAAGTTAAATTACATGTATGTTGATTCAACAAACAATTAATATTGATATCCACCACACTTtaataaaatttaataaataatgatTATGCACACAATCACCCTGTTCTTAGAGATGTCAATCATATGTGTAACAAAAAGACTCTATCCAAACGTGAAGTGTGTGGA
The window above is part of the Brachyhypopomus gauderio isolate BG-103 chromosome 9, BGAUD_0.2, whole genome shotgun sequence genome. Proteins encoded here:
- the LOC143523605 gene encoding voltage-gated potassium channel regulatory subunit KCNF1-like, with amino-acid sequence MRETPRTCFAGCNASVGSEVTEIVVNIGGVKQVLYVEALNRYPETRLAELANCSSGNASDLSDLCDDYDVRKGEFYFDRDPDVFKCIIELYYYGEVHMKKGICPECFKKEMEFWGVDVDFLDECCKGNLKEVEEELAQIAKKVRTILHNDEGTASASMGKRCQLFLWKLMEKPESSYLARVVTILSFVFSILSSVVMCVSTIPELHTHDSGGQEVENPTLQYIEMVCIIWFTAEYVLRLASAPNKVRFVFSFMNMVDFLTIMPFYLMLVLINLGTAVTELASVQHAVQALRVMRIVRIFKLARHSEGLHTLTYALKSSLKELLLLLIYMGMGIFLFSVVGYALEQSHPDTLFTSFSQSFWWAIITMTMVGYGDVYPKTTLGRCNAAVSFLCGIIAIALPMHLIINRFVIFYSKQRLLDVAAKHEIELLELRSKEDQVITNQRTEEPSGPSAPVWDEASQIPQSGTSIPLQDGGPRPTHSDMQPELRLKRRGSGLQQSSEHPSPDRLSDFVRQQGGQGVGHRMQRVEEYELMLQRLRVDDTEEYNTIKAKLETDVQVCYATRVTVQRRSPTDEDHLPAQSGETGEQLYSRMLDILNNLKIKCSNQENQFCEANQS